A part of Desulfobacter sp. genomic DNA contains:
- a CDS encoding septum site-determining protein MinC, translated as MIHFDNDAPVKLKGAGGGLWITIDPSHPESVLLAEIERLIKKLKHLAINADVTLDVGDARGQEDLVRRIKNYLEEKFELGRISTSPKKRSIPTERIRQRDLSKGWNHHKSDVLMLRGRVRSGQKIKAGKHLVITGDVNPGAELTAGGDIIVLGRLCGKVHAGYPNREDAIIFALAFDASHVKIGPVSAAGSDELSGGRGPEYASLDGRSIVVKDYMKAGPFRRMPWPEAI; from the coding sequence ATGATACATTTTGACAATGACGCCCCTGTGAAATTGAAAGGGGCAGGCGGCGGGTTGTGGATCACCATTGACCCCTCCCACCCTGAATCGGTTCTCCTTGCTGAAATTGAACGGTTGATCAAGAAATTGAAACATCTGGCCATCAATGCCGATGTCACTCTGGACGTTGGTGATGCCAGGGGGCAGGAAGACCTGGTCCGGCGCATAAAAAACTATCTTGAAGAAAAATTTGAACTGGGGCGGATTTCGACTTCTCCGAAAAAACGCTCCATCCCCACGGAACGGATCCGGCAAAGGGATCTTTCCAAGGGCTGGAACCACCATAAAAGCGATGTGCTCATGCTCAGGGGGCGGGTCCGTTCGGGCCAGAAAATCAAAGCGGGCAAGCATCTGGTTATTACCGGGGATGTCAATCCCGGTGCAGAGCTCACGGCCGGCGGTGACATCATCGTTTTGGGGCGGCTCTGCGGCAAGGTACACGCCGGATACCCCAACCGGGAAGATGCCATCATATTTGCCCTGGCCTTTGATGCCAGCCATGTGAAAATCGGGCCGGTGTCGGCGGCGGGCAGTGATGAACTCTCCGGGGGAAGAGGCCCTGAGTATGCCTCCCTTGATGGGCGCTCCATCGTGGTAAAGGACTATATGAAGG
- a CDS encoding response regulator, with product MEYISIKDESSDAVEALANGIAHDVNNLLAAIKGHASLMMSSVNPSDPLYGHITEILSCIDKGSEIANQLLGFAQVDAFYSTRIDVNRLVRSAVENLDLKGKRIILDVELDARSLVINGDPDKINQVVSAVVENALQAMPNGGKLSVITESAAILNGTAEAYGVETGYFCKITITDTGIGMDKETLEKIFKPFYTANHKQFTDRKGLGLTFARKIAKNHKGVIDVWSSPGVGSSFSIILPLSEPVESDDIPSAREKMAMGNESVLLVDDEERILTVGREICKALGYKVITACSGQEALALYADKKDEINLVVLDMIMPGMNGLETFMALKKMNPDIKVLLSTGYAIDDKAQEMLKQGCKGYILKPYSVIDFSHKIREILEQ from the coding sequence ATGGAATATATTTCGATTAAGGATGAATCCAGTGACGCGGTAGAGGCCCTGGCCAACGGGATTGCCCATGATGTCAATAATCTGCTGGCCGCCATCAAGGGACATGCCTCTTTAATGATGAGCAGTGTCAATCCTTCGGATCCTCTGTACGGGCATATTACTGAAATCCTCTCGTGCATTGACAAGGGCTCTGAAATCGCCAACCAGCTTCTGGGGTTTGCCCAGGTCGATGCCTTTTACAGCACCCGTATTGATGTCAACCGCCTGGTGCGCTCCGCCGTTGAAAACCTGGACCTCAAGGGGAAGCGGATTATTCTGGATGTGGAACTGGATGCCAGGTCTTTGGTCATCAACGGGGATCCGGACAAAATCAACCAGGTGGTATCGGCGGTGGTGGAAAACGCCCTCCAGGCCATGCCCAACGGGGGCAAGCTGTCTGTTATCACCGAATCCGCCGCCATTTTAAACGGCACGGCAGAGGCCTATGGGGTGGAGACCGGCTATTTTTGCAAGATTACCATCACAGATACCGGCATCGGCATGGATAAGGAGACGCTGGAGAAAATATTCAAACCCTTCTATACGGCGAACCACAAGCAGTTTACTGACAGAAAAGGCCTGGGGCTGACCTTTGCCAGGAAAATTGCCAAAAACCACAAAGGGGTCATTGACGTCTGGAGTTCCCCGGGGGTGGGCTCCTCTTTTTCCATTATACTCCCGCTGTCCGAGCCGGTTGAGTCCGACGATATTCCTTCGGCCCGGGAAAAAATGGCCATGGGAAATGAATCCGTCCTCCTGGTGGATGATGAGGAACGGATCCTCACCGTGGGCCGTGAAATCTGCAAGGCCCTGGGGTACAAGGTGATCACCGCGTGCTCCGGTCAGGAAGCCCTTGCCCTGTATGCTGATAAAAAAGATGAGATCAACCTGGTGGTGCTGGACATGATCATGCCCGGAATGAACGGACTTGAGACCTTTATGGCCCTGAAAAAGATGAACCCCGATATCAAGGTGCTGCTGTCAACGGGTTACGCCATTGACGACAAGGCCCAGGAAATGCTTAAGCAGGGCTGCAAAGGCTATATCCTCAAGCCCTATTCCGTGATTGATTTTTCCCATAAAATCCGTGAAATTCTTGAACAATAA
- a CDS encoding response regulator transcription factor — MQLNVVIADDHAIIREGLKSLLEKKDIMVLDIAKNGREAVEKAISLEPDIMMMDISMPDLNGVEATARIRQEVPHTRVIALSMHSGKSIIDQMFAAGAAGYILKESAFEEIYDAIQSVIRGNYYLTPSIARMYVDDQVIRGGNWEELPRFTKISKKEREILQLVAEGEKTRDIAEKLGVSIKTVETHRRNIMKKLNIFSVAGLTKYAIQEGIISLD, encoded by the coding sequence ATGCAGTTAAACGTCGTTATAGCAGATGACCATGCCATTATCCGGGAAGGGCTCAAAAGCCTGCTGGAAAAAAAAGACATCATGGTTCTGGATATTGCAAAAAACGGCCGGGAGGCCGTGGAAAAAGCCATTTCCCTTGAGCCGGATATTATGATGATGGATATCTCCATGCCTGATCTCAACGGTGTGGAAGCCACCGCCAGAATCCGCCAGGAGGTTCCCCATACCCGGGTGATCGCATTGTCAATGCATTCGGGTAAAAGCATTATCGACCAGATGTTCGCTGCAGGTGCCGCCGGTTATATTTTAAAGGAATCGGCCTTTGAAGAGATTTATGATGCCATCCAAAGCGTCATTCGGGGAAATTATTACCTGACCCCTTCCATTGCCAGGATGTATGTTGACGACCAGGTCATCCGGGGAGGGAACTGGGAAGAGTTGCCCAGGTTTACTAAAATTTCCAAAAAAGAGCGGGAGATTCTCCAGTTGGTGGCTGAAGGGGAAAAAACCAGGGATATTGCCGAAAAGCTGGGGGTGAGCATAAAAACAGTGGAGACCCACAGACGGAATATAATGAAAAAATTGAATATCTTTTCAGTTGCCGGTTTGACCAAATATGCCATCCAGGAAGGCATCATTTCCCTGGATTAA
- the aroF gene encoding 3-deoxy-7-phosphoheptulonate synthase, producing MLIVMEKGTLDLQIQAVVDAVEKRGYEARPIPGGDRVSIGVLHNKGSVDAGHFLGLEGVKEVIPVTKPYKLVSREFQKENTHIKVGDAVFGDGSLPVIAGPCAVENEAQVMAIARSVKEAGALVFRGGAFKPRTSPYSFQGLGEEGLKLLAKVREETGLPVATEVMDVENFDIVETYADVVQIGTRNMQNFSLLRRAGKSKRPVILKRGMSAMLQEWLMAAEYIMEEGNPNVILCERGVRTFVRHSRNTLDLSVVPAAKKESHLPVIVDPSHAAGVRDQVVPLAYASAALGADGVMIEVHNNPAEALSDGAQSLFPDQFARVMKKMNAIHAVCAE from the coding sequence ATGTTAATTGTAATGGAAAAAGGCACATTAGACCTACAAATTCAAGCGGTTGTAGACGCCGTTGAAAAAAGGGGCTACGAAGCCCGGCCCATTCCCGGGGGTGACCGGGTATCCATTGGTGTCCTGCACAACAAGGGCTCTGTGGATGCCGGCCATTTTCTGGGGCTCGAAGGCGTAAAGGAGGTCATTCCGGTGACAAAACCCTATAAACTTGTCAGCCGGGAGTTCCAGAAGGAGAACACCCATATAAAGGTGGGAGATGCCGTATTCGGTGACGGCAGCCTGCCTGTCATTGCCGGCCCCTGCGCCGTTGAAAACGAAGCCCAGGTCATGGCCATTGCCCGGTCCGTGAAGGAAGCCGGGGCACTGGTGTTCAGGGGCGGCGCATTCAAACCCAGGACCTCGCCCTATTCTTTCCAGGGGCTGGGCGAAGAAGGGCTCAAACTCCTGGCAAAAGTCCGTGAAGAAACCGGGCTCCCCGTGGCCACAGAGGTCATGGATGTGGAAAATTTCGATATTGTGGAAACCTACGCCGACGTGGTCCAGATCGGCACCCGGAACATGCAGAACTTTTCCCTGCTCCGCCGGGCAGGCAAGTCCAAGCGGCCGGTCATCCTCAAGCGGGGCATGTCCGCCATGCTGCAGGAGTGGCTCATGGCAGCGGAATATATAATGGAAGAGGGCAACCCCAACGTCATCCTCTGCGAGCGGGGGGTGAGAACCTTTGTCCGCCACAGCCGGAACACCCTGGACCTCTCCGTGGTGCCGGCAGCCAAAAAGGAGAGCCACCTGCCCGTTATCGTGGATCCCAGCCATGCCGCAGGCGTCCGTGACCAGGTGGTGCCCCTGGCCTATGCCTCGGCCGCCCTGGGTGCAGACGGGGTGATGATAGAGGTCCACAACAATCCTGCAGAAGCCCTGAGCGACGGCGCACAGTCCCTGTTCCCCGATCAGTTCGCCCGGGTGATGAAAAAAATGAATGCCATCCATGCGGTCTGTGCCGAATAA
- the aroB gene encoding 3-dehydroquinate synthase codes for MKTYTVDGRQGKSLIHVGESLSRAGEHIPAGVTPVIVTDENIQRLYGSRFPHGPVITIGTGEKNKTLATVEYILKELVALGCDRSSFILGIGGGIVCDITGFAASIFLRGVKFGFVSTSLLSQVDASVGGKNGVNLDAYKNMVGVFNQPEFVICDIEMLDTLPEAEISNGLAEIVKHGLIKDINLLKFIEANRDKALDLDRDTVFRLVADSVDIKSKVVQADEREGGERRKLNFGHTIGHAFEKLDPSGHGRAVAAGMVAAARFSQHKGYIHATDVERIKDLLSGLGLPVQADFPADKIISAASRDKKKQGDHLFFVFLEALGRARVEKIGFEEMNNFIKAGIF; via the coding sequence ATGAAAACCTACACCGTTGACGGCCGGCAGGGAAAATCCCTCATCCATGTGGGGGAATCCCTCAGCCGGGCAGGGGAGCACATCCCGGCCGGCGTAACCCCGGTCATCGTCACAGATGAAAATATCCAGCGCCTTTACGGCAGCCGGTTCCCCCATGGCCCGGTCATCACCATCGGCACCGGAGAAAAAAACAAAACCCTTGCCACGGTTGAATATATTCTTAAGGAGCTGGTGGCCCTGGGCTGCGACCGGTCCTCCTTTATTCTGGGCATCGGCGGCGGCATTGTCTGCGATATCACCGGATTTGCCGCCTCCATCTTTCTGCGCGGGGTGAAGTTCGGTTTTGTCTCCACCTCCCTGCTCTCCCAGGTGGATGCCTCCGTGGGAGGAAAAAACGGGGTCAATCTGGACGCCTATAAAAATATGGTGGGGGTGTTCAACCAGCCGGAATTTGTCATCTGCGATATTGAGATGCTGGACACCCTGCCGGAAGCAGAAATATCCAACGGCCTGGCGGAAATTGTCAAACACGGACTGATCAAGGATATCAATCTTTTAAAATTCATTGAAGCCAACAGGGACAAGGCCCTGGATCTGGACCGGGATACGGTGTTCCGCCTGGTGGCTGATTCAGTGGATATCAAATCCAAGGTGGTCCAGGCCGATGAACGGGAAGGGGGGGAGAGAAGAAAACTCAACTTTGGCCACACCATCGGCCATGCCTTTGAAAAGCTTGACCCCAGCGGACACGGCCGGGCCGTTGCCGCCGGCATGGTGGCCGCCGCCCGGTTCTCACAGCACAAAGGATACATCCATGCAACCGATGTGGAGCGGATCAAGGATCTGCTCTCGGGACTCGGGCTGCCGGTTCAGGCGGATTTCCCTGCAGACAAGATCATCAGCGCGGCTTCCAGGGACAAAAAGAAACAGGGGGACCATCTTTTCTTTGTATTTCTTGAGGCCCTGGGCCGGGCCCGGGTTGAAAAAATCGGCTTTGAAGAAATGAACAATTTCATCAAAGCCGGCATTTTTTAA